Proteins co-encoded in one Rudaeicoccus suwonensis genomic window:
- a CDS encoding peptidylprolyl isomerase, whose amino-acid sequence MRSTRSRSALTAACACACAAVALAGCGSATSNTTASSSAGIGAQPSASSSVNASGLKCSTAPGTNANPPQYSLPSKSVAEGKTFVATVVTNCGDLTFELYGDKAPQTVASFLQLAAKYWVNSPCQRLTTAESGIYVLQCGDPTGTGSGSPGYGFGIENAPSNGDYPAGTLAMARASSPDSNGGQFFIVYADTQLPTEGGGYSIFGKVIGGMNIIDAIAKAGSDNTNGAGDGHPNQPISILKITVTEKKA is encoded by the coding sequence GTGCGTTCGACCCGGAGCCGGTCCGCCCTGACAGCAGCGTGTGCCTGTGCCTGCGCGGCCGTTGCGCTCGCCGGGTGTGGCTCGGCCACGTCCAACACCACAGCCTCGAGCTCCGCCGGCATCGGTGCGCAGCCGTCGGCATCGTCGTCGGTCAATGCCTCCGGGCTGAAATGTTCGACCGCGCCAGGCACCAACGCGAACCCGCCGCAGTATTCGCTCCCGTCGAAATCGGTCGCAGAAGGCAAGACGTTCGTTGCCACCGTCGTCACCAACTGTGGTGACCTGACATTCGAGCTGTATGGCGACAAGGCCCCGCAGACGGTGGCCTCGTTCCTGCAACTGGCCGCGAAATACTGGGTCAACAGCCCCTGCCAACGATTGACCACCGCAGAGTCCGGCATCTACGTGCTGCAGTGCGGCGACCCGACCGGCACCGGCTCCGGCAGCCCCGGCTACGGCTTCGGCATCGAGAACGCGCCTTCCAACGGCGACTACCCCGCCGGCACCCTGGCGATGGCACGGGCCAGCTCCCCGGATTCCAACGGCGGGCAGTTCTTCATCGTGTATGCCGACACGCAGCTGCCCACCGAAGGCGGCGGCTACTCCATCTTCGGCAAGGTCATCGGTGGAATGAACATCATCGACGCCATCGCCAAGGCCGGTTCGGACAACACCAACGGCGCAGGCGACGGCCACCCGAACCAACCGATCAGCATCCTCAAGATCACCGTCACGGAGAAGAAGGCATGA
- a CDS encoding MBL fold metallo-hydrolase has protein sequence MLAVSFPAAAFGTNCYVMATGRGQECVVVDPGIGVEEQLREVLQEFGLKPAAVLLTHGHIDHVYSVTPVCGGQIGAYIHTDDRYRLRDPLTSVGPQIIGMFEQQFGSRATWTEPSDVVEVVGGQQLEIAGMRFGIRHAPGHTEGSVMFALDGIPDGVPAEAEVTTTMLTGDVLFAGSIGRTDLPGGDHAAMERSLREVVLPLTDDTLLLPGHGPGSTMARERATNPYLQNL, from the coding sequence GTGCTCGCCGTCTCCTTTCCTGCAGCCGCCTTCGGCACGAACTGCTATGTGATGGCCACCGGCCGTGGGCAGGAGTGCGTCGTGGTCGACCCCGGCATCGGAGTCGAGGAGCAGCTACGTGAGGTTCTGCAGGAATTCGGTCTCAAACCGGCGGCGGTGCTGCTCACCCATGGACACATCGATCACGTGTATTCGGTGACGCCGGTGTGCGGCGGGCAGATCGGCGCCTACATCCACACCGATGACCGCTACCGCCTGCGCGATCCACTGACGTCGGTCGGGCCGCAGATCATCGGGATGTTCGAGCAGCAGTTCGGTTCGCGTGCCACTTGGACCGAGCCGTCCGACGTCGTCGAGGTCGTCGGCGGTCAGCAACTTGAGATCGCCGGCATGAGATTCGGCATACGACATGCGCCCGGGCATACCGAGGGGTCGGTGATGTTCGCGCTCGACGGCATTCCTGACGGCGTGCCTGCCGAGGCGGAGGTGACGACCACGATGCTCACCGGCGACGTGCTGTTCGCCGGGTCCATCGGTCGCACCGATCTGCCCGGCGGCGACCACGCTGCGATGGAGCGTTCGCTGCGCGAGGTCGTCCTGCCCCTGACCGACGACACTCTGCTGCTGCCCGGCCATGGCCCCGGCAGCACGATGGCGCGGGAGCGCGCCACCAACCCGTACTTGCAGAACCTTTGA
- a CDS encoding DUF349 domain-containing protein: MTTMSPQNPDSSNSDTTETVSSPETVEAVNTVEEQTPVVAVGADPSEDSGDDRPAPAATADDVEKAPVVQEPAGEQAPATTAAVPGTSAPKPSAPAPKPTAPSPASMRPHPPTAAAPTVPVTSESTKFGRVAEDGTVFVITPDGEREVGSYPEATHEEALAYFARKYDELNASAVLLLQRVVQTDLTVHDGHEGLRALREQVSGAHVVGDLAQLDATVEQVATALKAKAQVEGEARAAARAESAAKRETLVAEAETIAAQPVEKVQWKQSTARMRVLLDEWKAMQRDTTKLDKPTENALWQRFSAARNGFDKARRSHFAKLDEQHSAAKTEKLRLIAEAEKLATSKDWGQTATAFKRLMGEWKRAGRSSRADDDALWERFKTAQDSFFNAKDEVTAAENEQFEANLVVKEDLLKQARALLPVKNLGATKAALRNLQDKWDAAGKVPRKDIERLEKAMRAVETTIREAEDSKWKRVDPEVAARAQSMVDQLEKAVADLQADLAKAEAAGNAKKVAEAKSALEARTAWLEQARRGLQESGR, from the coding sequence ATGACCACCATGTCACCGCAGAATCCCGACTCATCGAACAGCGACACCACCGAGACGGTGTCCTCGCCCGAGACCGTCGAGGCGGTGAACACCGTCGAGGAGCAGACCCCTGTGGTCGCCGTCGGCGCAGACCCCAGCGAGGACTCCGGCGACGACCGCCCGGCGCCTGCTGCGACGGCCGACGATGTCGAGAAGGCTCCGGTTGTTCAGGAACCGGCAGGTGAGCAGGCTCCGGCCACGACAGCGGCCGTCCCCGGGACATCCGCTCCCAAACCGAGCGCACCCGCGCCCAAGCCGACTGCTCCCTCCCCCGCATCGATGCGTCCCCATCCGCCGACCGCTGCTGCTCCGACCGTTCCAGTGACGAGCGAGTCCACCAAGTTCGGCAGGGTCGCAGAGGACGGCACAGTTTTCGTCATCACACCTGACGGCGAGCGCGAGGTCGGCTCGTACCCAGAGGCCACCCACGAGGAGGCCTTGGCCTACTTCGCGCGCAAGTACGACGAACTCAACGCATCCGCGGTGCTCCTGTTGCAGCGCGTCGTGCAGACCGATCTGACCGTTCACGACGGGCACGAAGGTCTGCGCGCGCTGCGCGAGCAGGTGTCCGGCGCTCACGTCGTCGGCGATCTGGCCCAACTGGACGCCACCGTCGAACAGGTCGCGACGGCACTGAAGGCTAAAGCTCAAGTGGAAGGTGAAGCGCGCGCTGCCGCTCGGGCCGAGTCGGCCGCCAAGCGCGAGACGCTGGTCGCCGAAGCCGAGACCATCGCGGCACAGCCGGTCGAGAAGGTTCAGTGGAAGCAGAGCACCGCCCGGATGCGAGTGCTGCTGGATGAGTGGAAGGCGATGCAGCGCGACACCACCAAGCTGGACAAGCCCACCGAGAACGCCCTGTGGCAGCGGTTCAGCGCCGCCCGCAACGGCTTCGACAAGGCGCGTCGCTCTCACTTCGCCAAGCTCGATGAGCAGCACTCGGCTGCCAAGACCGAGAAGCTGCGCCTCATCGCCGAGGCCGAGAAGCTGGCGACCTCCAAGGACTGGGGCCAGACGGCAACCGCCTTCAAGCGATTGATGGGCGAGTGGAAGCGCGCGGGCCGCAGCTCCCGCGCCGACGACGACGCCCTGTGGGAGCGCTTCAAAACCGCTCAGGACTCGTTCTTCAACGCGAAGGACGAGGTCACGGCTGCCGAGAACGAGCAGTTCGAGGCGAACCTCGTCGTCAAGGAGGACCTGCTCAAGCAGGCCCGGGCATTGCTGCCGGTCAAGAACCTCGGCGCCACCAAGGCCGCGTTGCGCAACCTGCAGGACAAGTGGGATGCCGCGGGCAAGGTGCCGCGCAAGGACATCGAACGTCTGGAGAAGGCGATGCGCGCCGTCGAGACCACGATCCGCGAGGCCGAGGACTCCAAGTGGAAGCGCGTCGACCCCGAGGTCGCCGCGCGCGCCCAGTCGATGGTGGACCAGCTCGAGAAGGCCGTCGCTGATTTGCAGGCGGATCTGGCCAAGGCTGAAGCCGCGGGAAACGCCAAGAAGGTCGCCGAGGCGAAATCCGCACTCGAGGCCCGTACGGCCTGGCTGGAACAAGCCCGGCGCGGTCTGCAGGAGTCGGGGCGCTGA